The following proteins come from a genomic window of Montipora capricornis isolate CH-2021 chromosome 9, ASM3666992v2, whole genome shotgun sequence:
- the LOC138015610 gene encoding proto-oncogene tyrosine-protein kinase LCK-like, with the protein MFVFLSCRWSYGVVLYEIFTIGGIPYPDWSEAKTVAELKRGYRMPKPPHIAKNLYNLMEMCWQEIPILRPDFVNISKRLRSFIEGKYLSLVDESKYDGAKYSRVEDVGAEAKDDERAVCGATNANTSRRKWSSVR; encoded by the exons atgtttGTGTTTCTGTCTTGCAGGTGGTCCTATGGAGTCGTTCTCTATGAGATATTTACAATTG GAGGCATTCCATACCCTGATTGGTCTGAGGCCAAGACAGTAGCGGAGTTGAAAAGAGGATATCGCATGCCGAAGCCCCCACACATCGCCAAGAACCT GTATAACTTGATGGAGATGTGCTGGCAAGAGATCCCCATACTCCGCCCTGATTTCGTAAATATTTCCAAGAGGTTGCGCTCGTTCATCGAAGGAAAG TACCTCTCGTTGGTGGACGAATCAAAGTACGATGGAGCAAAATACTCAAGAGTTGAGGACGTGGGTGCAGAAGCTAAAGATGATGAAAGAGCAGTTTGTGGGGCCACAAATGCAAATACCTCAAGAAGAAAGTGGTCAAGTGTGAGATAA
- the LOC138017105 gene encoding uncharacterized protein gives MVKNGQCSGFITNRENAERQCGIKDDSKHTARSMWLTSEDKEGKTTTETLFSVTKPPKDQKVRRRDSCVYCQGKHWSDECKKYATVAARKEKIKGQCFICLKPGHHQKDCKANKVCVHCQQKNKHHRSLCINKFQEKPAETAHVVTETISPVTENTLLASDEQVLMQTATVEVENLEKSGKQTIRLLLDTGSQRSYITEQLADKLQLPIKGSETLTVYTFNTSKPRQLQTPVTELRLLTKDGSSLHLRVNVVPKITGTLQRACFDTKKIEHLLKDITLADSIPTSKETTSIELLLGSDYYCDIFSGDIQMKQVVPGLNLMASKLGWILTGRIKCQEAQSAPSISMLTYTSSPVNAHLAAQFNVQTLPSEQTPQLDDFWKLETLGISEPVSVNDDDQALQKFNDTVRFEDGRYQVTWPWKKESPSLPTNYHLALGWLRCLTNRLAKNPEHLTKYDAVIQDQLHKGIVEIVPNEESVNALKHYIPHHEIVTPEKTTTKIRIVFDASAKTKKGSQSLNENLHRGPIILEDLCGLLMRFRLNRVALIADVEKAFHQVGLQPEDRDVTRFLWLKDATKPTLENNVQELRFTRVPFGMISSPFLLAATVKYHLNKADTPVAKKISDNMYVDNMVKGVATSEQAVEFYKEAKSLFQSSSMNLREWASNSKEFLQNIPESDQTRGDTMKILGTTWNMTSDTIFVNGSETSSCPVTSKREALQSISRIYDPLGFFSPVTLNGKLFLQELWKNELDWDETLSELQQQQWYKIQDDHTPLSSIPVPRYIGIGTESKLFCFTVASAKAYSAAVYLYSSVGRTANVNLIFSKARVAPTKQLSIPRLELLAVVIGTRCLNYVTEQLQLTVTDQVLWTDSQCVLHWMKSHKPLPVFVQNRLKEIKSHKDIKFRYVTTTQNPADLATRGVSAEALIDNQLWWHGPSWLSDDETKWPSWDFQQIDDNTLDQMAKQAGSPQIMYETPALIEMENKQEHSVKPVAPFELNEKNYSCLTRLLRVTAWALRFILKVKKKSTGKEKLKAEEIEQAKLMWERHVQNSSFSSEINAVKKNTKNNLKDQLGLQLDQNRILRCHGRMIRENLPESSIFPKLLPKNHAFTSLLINSFHEKLMHAGVSHTLSAIRREFWIPQGRTTVRNVLLNCRRCRRHQGGPYKMPKMAPYPPSRIEESSPFTYTGLDYLGPLFIARRGKPKEIISDNASQFKLAKSTVEEAWQFATTSPDTQSYLANEGITWSFIIELAPWFGSFYERLVGLVKQALRKSIGKICLNIVQLETILTEIEAVINSRPLVYVGADLKSGFALTPGDFLSLNPKTGVPFLETEDEQLQDPDFVETLSSAKKLLETWKKGQKHLNTFCGLMNMC, from the exons ATGGTCAAGAATGGACAGTGCAGTGGATTCAtcacaaacagagaaaatgCTGAGAGACAGTGTGGCATCAAAGATGACAGTAAACACACTGCTAGAAGCATGTGGCTCACATCTGAAGATAAAGAAGGTAAAACTACCACTGAAACACTGTTCTCTGTTACCAAGCCTCCCAAAGATCAGAAAGTCAGAAGAAGAGATAGCTGTGTCTATTGTCAAGGCAAACACTGGAGCGATGAGTGCAAAAAGTATGCCACTGTGgcagcaagaaaagaaaaaataaagggaCAATGTTTCATTTGCCTAAAACCAGGCCATCATCAGAAGGATTGCAAAGCCAATAAAGTGTGTGTTCACTGCCAACAGAAGAATAAGCACCACAGAAGTCTCTGCATTAACAAATTCCAAGAGAAACCTGCAGAAACTGCACATGTAGTGACTGAAACCATATCCCCTGTAACAGAAAATACCCTACTAGCTTCAGATGAGCAAGTTCTGATGCAAACAGCCACAGTAGAAgttgaaaatcttgaaaaatctGGAAAACAGACCATCAGATTGCTCTTGGATACCGGTAGCCAAAGATCATACATCACTGAACAGTTGGCAGATAAACTTCAATTGCCAATTAAAGGATCTGAGACCCTGACCGTGTACACATTCAACACATCCAAACCCAGACAGCTGCAAACTCCTGTTACTGAACTCAGACTGTTGACAAAAGATGGATCATCCCTGCACTTGAGAGTAAATGTTGTACCAAAGATAACTGGTACTTTACAAAGAGCATGCTTTgacacaaagaaaattgaacacCTTCTTAAGGACATTACTCTTGCTGACTCAATCCCTACTTCAAAGGAAACTACAAGTATAGAGCTACTACTTGGAAGTGATTATTACTGTGACATTTTCTCTGGTGATATACAAATGAAACAAGTTGTTCCAGGATTAAACCTCATGGCATCCAAGTTGGGATGGATACTCACAGGCAGAATTAAGTGTCAAGAAGCTCAATCTGCTCCTTCAATTTCAATGCTGACATACACATCCAGTCCAGTCAATGCACATCTTGCTGCTCAGTTCAATGTCCAAACACTACCATCCGAACAGACACCACAGCTGGACGATTTCTGGAAACTTGAAACACTTGGAATCAGTGAGCCCGTGAGTGTAAATGATGACGACCAAGCCCTTCAGAAATTTAATGACACAGTCAGATTTGAAGATGGCAGATACCAGGTAACCTGGCCATGGAAAAAAGAATCCCCTTCACTGCCAACAAATTACCATCTTGCATTGGGATGGCTGAGATGCCTTACCAATAGACTTGCCAAAAACCCAGAACATCTGACCAAATATGATGCTGTAATCCAGGACCAGCTTCACAAGGGTATTGTTGAAATTGTACCTAATGAAGAATCTGTAAACGCATTGAAGCACTACATCCCACACCATGAGATTGTGACACCTGAGAAGACCACAACAAAAATACGCATtgtctttgatgcttcagctaaaaccaaaaaaggaaGCCAAAGCCTAAATGAAAACCTACACCGTGGTCCAATAATACTGGAAGATTTATGTGGACTCCTGATGAGGTTCAGACTTAACAGAGTGGCGCTAATTGCTGATGTCGAAAAAGCATTTCATCAAGTGGGGCTTCAACCTGAAGACAGAGATGTAACACGATTTCTCTGGTTAAAAGATGCCACAAAGCCCACCCTAGAAAACAATGTACAGGAACTGAGATTCACCCGAGTTCCATTTGGAATGATTTCAAGCCCATTCCTGCTGGCTGCAACAGTCAAGTATCATCTAAACAAAGCAGATACCCCAGTAGCCAAGAAGATTTCAGACAACATGTATGTGGACAACATGGTCAAAGGAGTTGCCACATCAGAACAAGCAGTCGAATTCTACAAGGAAGCTAAGTCTCTTTTCCAGTCTTCATCGATGAATCTCCGTGAGTGGGCATCAAACTCTAAAGAATTCCTTCAGAACATTCCAGAAAGTGACCAAACAAGGGGAGACACCATGAAAATCCTTGGAACCACCTGGAACATGACCAGTGACACAATCTTTGTCAATGGATCTGAAACATCATCCTGTCCAGTCACCTCAAAACGAGAAGCATTACAGTCTATCAGCAGAATCTATGATCCATTAGGATTTTTTTctccagttacattaaacggaAAACTGTTTCTCCaagaactttggaaaaacgagtTAGACTGGGACGAAACACTCTCAGAATTACAACAGCAACAGTGGTACAAGATACAGGATGACCACACCCCACTGTCCTCAATTCCTGTGCCTAGATACATTGGTATAGGCACTGAAAGCAAACTGTTCTGTTTCACCGTTGCCTCAGCTAAAGCATACTCAGCAGCCGTATACCTGTACTCCTCAGTTGGCAGAACTGCCAATGTAAACCTGATATTCTCTAAAGCTCGTGTTGCCCCAACAAAGCAACTCAGTATTCCAAGACTGGAATTATTAGCTGTTGTTATTGGCACAAGGTGCCTGAACTATGTAACTGAACAACTGCAGTTGACAGTGACTGACCAAGTACTGTGGACAGACTCACAGTGCGTTCTTCATTGGATGAAAAGCCACAAACCGCTGCCCGTCTTTGTCCAAAACAGGCTGAAAGAGATAAAGTCACACAAAGACATCAAGTTCAGATATGTAACCACAACTCAAAATCCAGCTGACTTAGCCACTAGAGGTGTTTCTGCAGAAGCCCTCATCGACAATCAACTGTGGTGGCATGGACCATCTTGGCTCAGTGatgatgaaaccaaatggcCTTCATGGGACTTTCAGCAGATAGATGACAACACGCTGGACCAGATGGCCAAACAAGCTGGTAGTCCACAGATCATGTACGAGACTCCAGCCTTGattgaaatggaaaacaaacaagaacacTCTGTAAAGCCAGTTGCACCttttgaactgaatgaaaagaaCTATTCTTGCCTGACAAGACTTCTCAGAGTGACTGCGTGGGCCTTGCGATTCatcctgaaagttaagaagaagagtacaggaaaagaaaaacttaaagccgaagaaattgaaCAAGCAAAATTGATGTGGGAGAGACATGTTCAGAACAGTagtttttcatcagagatcaatgCAGTTAAGAAGAACACCAAGAACAATCTGAAGGATCAACTAGGCCTACAGTTAGATCAAAATAGAATCCTCCGTTGCCATGGTAGAATGATCAGAGAAAACCTTCCAGAAAGTTCTATCTTCCCAAAGCTTCTACCAAAGAACCATGCCTTTACCAGCTTACTCATTAACAGTTTCCATGAAAAACTGATGCATGCTGGAGTATCCCATACACTGTCAGCTATCAGACGAGAATTCTGGATCCCACAAGGAAGAACAACGGTGAGAAACGTTCTCCTGAACTGTCGTAGATGTAGAAGACATCAAGGAGGCCCATACAAAATGCCCAAGATGGCTCCGTACCCACCTTCAAGAATAGAAGAGTCTTCACCCTTTACATACACAGGCCTTGACTATTTGGGACCCTT atTTATTGCCAGGCGTGGCAAGCCTAAAGAGATTATTTCTGACAATGCTTCACAGTTCAAGCTAGCAAAGTCCACGGTTGAAGAAGCATGGCAGTTTGCAACAACTAGCCCCGACACACAGAGTTACTTAGCCAACGAAGGAATTACATGGAGCTTTATTATTGAACTGGCCCCCTGGTTTGGAAGCTTCTATGAACGTCTTGTGGGACTTGTAAAACAAGCTCTCCGAAAGAGTATTGGCAAGATCTGTTTGAACATTGTCCAGTTGGAAACTATTCTTACGGAAATCGAAGCAGTCATAAATTCACGACCACTAGTGTATGTGGGAGCTGATCTGAAATCTGGATTTGCACTAACCCCTGGTGACTTCCTTAGTCTAAACCCGAAAACCGGTGTACCATTCCTAGAAACAGAAGATGAACAACTGCAAGATCCAGACTTCGTTGAAACACTCAGTTCAGCCAAGAAGCTTCTTGAAACATGGAAAAAAGGACAGAAACATCTTAACACATTCTGTGGTTTGATGAATATGTGCTAA